A genomic stretch from Onychostoma macrolepis isolate SWU-2019 chromosome 02, ASM1243209v1, whole genome shotgun sequence includes:
- the LOC131528261 gene encoding M1-specific T cell receptor alpha chain-like: protein MLLLVLMIFLLCKDNADAEVITSFSSKQHVLSGRDVTLSCNYSGNVRSLQWYRQHPGSKPENIVFHTESSSQPEPKLRLYAVANKGIKLMNLSISSTQMDDSALYYCALQPTVTGNTTALYKTGESNGNVIRPNQPSVVLTEGSSTALSCSYDGSAYSLHWYRQKPGSKPEFLLLIVKSTKTVVPASPPHPHMSITLLDNKSVDLKISSAAVSDSAVYYCALQPTVTGKPTTLYTGTVQSLQWYRQYPGSKPENIVFHTESSSQPEPKLRLYAVANKGIKLMNLSISSTQMDDSALYYCALQPTVTGNTTALYKNLLVICLLHSHISLP from the exons ATGTTGCTCCTGGTCCTCATGATATTTTTGCTTTGTAAGG ataaTGCTGATGCTGAAGTAATAACATCATTCTCCTCAAAGCAGCATGTTTTGTCAGGAAGAGATGTTACACTTTCCTGCAACTACAGTGGCAATGTTCGCAGTCTGCAGTGGTACCGTCAGCATCCCGGATCCAAACCTGAAAATATAGTTTTTCACACTGAGAGCAGCAGTCAACCAGAGCCCAAGCTTCGTCTGTACGCTGTGGCCAATAAAGGAATCAAACTTATGAATCTCAGCATATCTTCTACACAAATGGATGATTCTGCTCTGTACTACTGTGCCCTGcagcccacagtgacaggaaacacaaCTGCACTGTACAAAACAG GTGAATCTAATGGGAATGTCATCAGACCAAACCAGCCATCTGTAGTTTTAACTGAAGGAAGCAGCACCGCTCTGTCCTGTTCATATGATGGATCAGCTTACAGTCTCCACTGGTATCGACAGAAGCCTGGATCAAAACCAGAGTTTCTGCTGCTGATTGTGAAGTCTACTAAAACTGTAGTCCCAGCTTCTCCACCTCATCCACATATGTCCATCACACTCCTTGATAATAAAAGTGTGGATCTGAAgatctcctctgctgctgtatcagACTCTGCAGTGTATTACTGTGCCCTGcagcccacagtgacaggaaaaccaactacact CTACACTGGCACTGTTCAGAGTTTACAATGGTATCGTCAGTATCCCGGATCCAAACCTGAAAATATAGTTTTTCACACTGAGAGCAGCAGTCAACCAGAGCCCAAGCTTCGTCTGTACGCTGTGGCCAATAAAGGAATCAAACTTATGAATCTCAGCATATCTTCTACACAAATGGATGATTCTGCTCTGTACTACTGTGCCCTGcagcccacagtgacaggaaacacaaCTGCACTGTACAAAAACCTTCTTGTTATTTGCCTGTTGCACAGTCACATTTCTCTACCATGA